TTCCGAACCTCCGACCTGTACCCGACGATCCGCCGAACTTCGAGCCGTTCGTTGGAACAGAGAGGCCGCTCCGAATCGCGTACGTCGGGCGGATCAAAGAGACGAAAGGGCTCCACTACCTGCTGGACGCAGTCACACAGGTGAACGGGTCCTCGGATCGGGTCGAGTTAGACGTGTTCGGGCACTTCCTCGACGGTGACGACTACAAACCTCGGTTCCTGAGACAGTGCGAGAGTACACCGAACGCCTCTTTCCGTGGGAAATTAGACAACGAACAAGTCATTCCCCAACTACGAGAGTACGATGTTTTTGCCTTCCCAACCTACTATCCTGGGGAGGGGTTTCCGGGTGTGTTGGTCGAGGCCTTCGCGGCCGGATGCGCGATCTTGGCGACAGACTGGAACTACAATAGCGAACTGATCACCGACGGGACCGAGGGCTTGCTGTGTCAACCGGAGAGTGTAACTGACCTACAGGACAAGATCGAACTATTGCTTGACGAACCCGAGCGCGTCGAACAATACAGACGAAACTCTTGGCAGAAGGCGCAGAACTACAGCGTCACGTCGGTCACCAACGAACTACTGAGTCATCTTCAAGCGGACCACTGAGTCCGCCGTTACGCCAGGTGACCGCAGGATGTTCCGCTGGTGGATCGACGACTGGTTCGGCTGGTGATAAATAACTCCCTGTGACCGGTCTCCGGACGCAGTGGGGCCTCTCTGCTCAACTGTCGAATGAGCAGCCGACCTCATCTCGCGAGACGACCGCTGGACGGAACGCCTCAGCGTCC
This Salinigranum marinum DNA region includes the following protein-coding sequences:
- a CDS encoding glycosyltransferase encodes the protein MGTRPIVGIGPLSPPITGPGLKNKYIKQGLENAGIPVTWVNTLNRSPATVVDLVRQYRTADRFLVSASTKVRFGTAPLLARRLSSPDVDGILLPAGGAFATELQDLPAWLRRRYLGWFCQFDCILPQSDELVDELSDLFEGGVCLSTLPNLRPVPDDPPNFEPFVGTERPLRIAYVGRIKETKGLHYLLDAVTQVNGSSDRVELDVFGHFLDGDDYKPRFLRQCESTPNASFRGKLDNEQVIPQLREYDVFAFPTYYPGEGFPGVLVEAFAAGCAILATDWNYNSELITDGTEGLLCQPESVTDLQDKIELLLDEPERVEQYRRNSWQKAQNYSVTSVTNELLSHLQADH